Proteins encoded within one genomic window of Humulus lupulus chromosome 1, drHumLupu1.1, whole genome shotgun sequence:
- the LOC133787259 gene encoding monosaccharide-sensing protein 2-like: MSGAVLVAIAAAVGNLLQGWDNATIAGAVLYIKKDFNLESQPTLEGLIVATSLIGATLITTCSGAIADSLGRRPLLIISSMLYFVSGIVMLWSPNVYILLLARLLDGFGIGLAVTLVPVYISETAPPEIRGLLNTLPQFTGSGGMFLSYCMVFSMSLMPSPNWRLMLGVLSIPSVIYFLLTIFFLPESPRWLVSKGRMLEAKKVLQRLRGREDVAGEMALLVEGLGVGGDTSIEEYIIGPANELADEQDPSDEKDQIKLYGPDQGLSWIAKPVTGQSALGLVSRHGSMVNPSGLVDPLVTLFGSVHEKLPEAGSMRSMLFPHFGSMFSVGGNQPRNEDWDEESLVREGEGYNSDAAGADSDDNLHSPLISRQTTSMEKDMVAPAHGSLSSIRQSSLVHGTAGEPGGSTGIGGGWQLAWKWTEREGTDGKKEGGFKRIYLHQEGVPGSRRGSIVSLAGGDVQADGEFVQAAALVSQPALYSQDLVNQNPVGPAMVHPSAAKGPSWRDLFEPGVKHALVVGVGLQILQQFSGINGVLYYTPQILEQAGVGVLLSNLGISSSSASLLISGVTTLLMLPCIAVAMRLMDISGRRSLLLYTIPILIVSLVVLVLGSVINLGNVVHASISTASVVVYFCCFVMGFGPIPNILCAEIFPTRVRGLCIAICALTFWIGDIIVTYSLPVMLKSVGLGGVFGMYAVVCIISWVFVYLKVPETKGMPLEVIIEFFSVGAKQVAAAKHE; encoded by the exons atgAGTGGAGCTGTTCTTGTGGCTATTGCCGCTGCTGTTGGTAATCTATTGCAAGGATGGGATAATGCGACTATCGCAG GTGCTGTTTTGTATATAAAGAAGGATTTCAACTTGGAGAGCCAACCCACTTTGGAAGGGCTGATCGTCGCTACATCTCTAATCGGAGCCACTTTGATCACAACATGCTCAGGAGCCATAGCTGATTCTCTTGGCCGCCGTCCCCTGCTGATTATCTCATCTATGCTATACTTTGTTAGCGGTATTGTAATGTTATGGTCACCTAATGTCTATATTTTGCTCTTGGCAAGGCTCTTGGATGGTTTCGGTATCGGTTTAGCAGTTACTTTGGTTCCAGTTTATATATCTGAGACAGCCCCACCTGAGATAAGAGGGTTATTGAATACCCTTCCACAGTTCACTGGTTCTGGTGGAATGTTTCTCTCGTATTGCATGGTGTTTAGCATGTCCCTGATGCCATCACCAAACTGGAGATTGATGCTTGGAGTTCTTTCTATTCCATCTGTTATTTATTTCTTGCTGACCATATTTTTCTTGCCCGAGTCTCCTCGTTGGCTTGTAAGTAAAGGGCGTATGCTTGAGGCTAAGAAAGTTTTACAGAGGCTTCGAGGACGAGAAGATGTTGCAG GTGAGATGGCTTTACTGGTTGAGGGTCTTGGAGTTGGAGGTGACACATCCATAGAGGAGTACATAATTGGTCCAGCCAACGAGCTTGCTGACGAGCAGGATCCATCAGATGAGAAGGATCAGATCAAGTTATATGGGCCTGATCAAGGTCTCTCCTGGATTGCCAAACCTGTCACCGGACAAAGCGCCCTTGGCCTTGTCTCCCGGCATGGAAGCATGGTGAATCCAAGTGGTCTTGTTGATCCTCTTGTCACTCTCTTTGGCAGTGTTCATGAAAAGCTCCCAGAAGCTGGAAGTATGAGAAGCATGCTCTTTCCACATTTTGGTAGCATGTTCAGTGTTGGAGGCAACCAACCTAGAAATGAAGATTGGGACGAGGAGAGCCTTGTTAGAGAAGGTGAGGGGTACAACTCAGATGCAGCTGGTGCTGATTCTGATGACAATTTGCATAGTCCATTGATATCTCGCCAGACAACGAGTATGGAGAAAGACATGGTGGCACCTGCTCATGGTAGTCTCTCAAGCATAAGACAAAGCAGTCTAGTTCATGGTACTGCTGGTGAACCAGGTGGCAGTACTGGAATTGGTGGAGGCTGGCAATTGGCATGGAAATGGACTGAGAGAGAAGGCACGGATGGTAAAAAGGAAGGAGGCTTTAAGAGAATTTATCTGCATCAAGAGGGTGTCCCTGGATCTCGCAGAGGGTCTATAGTTTCTCTTGCTGGTGGTGATGTTCAAGCCGATGGTGAGTTTGTTCAGGCTGCAGCCCTGGTTAGTCAACCCGCTCTTTATTCGCAGGACCTTGTGAATCAGAATCCAGTTGGACCGGCTATGGTTCACCCATCTGCTGCTAAAGGGCCAAGCTGGAGAGATCTTTTCGAACCTGGAGTCAAGCACGCTTTAGTTGTTGGAGTGGGATTACAAATCCTTCAGCAG TTCTCTGGCATAAATGGGGTTCTCTACTACACACCTCAAATCCTTGAGCAGGCAGGTGTTGGAGTCCTCCTTTCAAACTTGGGAATCAGTTCATCATCTGCATCTTTGCTTATTAGTGGAGTAACAACTCTACTGATGCTTCCTTGTATAGCTGTGGCGATGAGGCTTATGGATATTTCTGGCAGAAG GAGTTTACTACTTTACACGATCCCAATCTTGATAGTCTCTCTTGTGGTCCTAGTCCTCGGAAGTGTAATAAATTTGGGGAATGTTGttcatgcatcaatctcaacagccAGTGTTGTGGTTTATTTCTGTTGCTTTGTCATGGGGTTCGGGCCAATTCCTAACATCTTATGTGCAGAGATCTTCCCTACCCGAGTTCGTGGACTCTGCATTGCCATCTGCGCTCTGACATTCTGGATAGGAGACATCATTGTCACCTACTCACTTCCGGTTATGCTCAAATCCGTTGGTCTTGGCGGTGTTTTCGGCATGTATGCAGTTGTGTGCATCATTTCATGGGTGTTTGTTTACTTGAAAGTTCCAGAAACCAAGGGAATGCCCCTTGAAGTGATAATAGAGTTCTTCTCTGTTGGTGCCAAACAGGTTGCAGCTGCCAAGCACGAATGA
- the LOC133787295 gene encoding homoserine kinase, whose product MAFCYQSPIKPITFPLQKPLSKQKPLVICNLSLPSRYPLTSIEPEPVYASVKAFAPATVANLGPGFDFLGCAVDGVGDFVSLSIDPQVHPGEIAISEITGDNANKLSKNPLWNCAGIAAIEVMKMLGVRSVGLSLSLDKGLPLGSGLGSSAASAAAAAVAVNEIFGGKLGVEDLVLAGLKSEEKVSGYHADNVAPAIMGGFILIRNYEPLELIRLSFPTDKELFFVLVSPEFEAPTKKMRAALPAEIGMPHHVWNCSQAGALVASVLQGDLVGLGKALSSDKIVEPRRAPLIPGMEAVKKAAIEAGAFGCTISGAGPTAVAVTDNEEKGKEIGEQMINAFLKEGKLKAVANVQRLDRAGARLIGSIPR is encoded by the coding sequence ATGGCGTTCTGCTACCAATCTCCGATCAAACCCATAACCTTCCCTCTACAAAAACCTCTCTCCAAGCAAAAACCCCTCGTCATTTGCAACCTATCCTTACCTTCCAGATACCCACTGACAAGCATCGAGCCCGAGCCCGTTTACGCTTCTGTTAAGGCCTTCGCACCCGCCACTGTTGCCAATcttggtcctgggtttgactttCTTGGCTGCGCCGTCGATGGCGTCGGTGACTTTGTCTCCCTCAGCATTGACCCACAAGTCCATCCCGGCGAGATCGCCATCTCCGAAATCACCGGCGATAACGCCAACAAACTCAGCAAGAACCCACTTTGGAACTGTGCCGGAATCGCTGCTATTGAAGTCATGAAGATGCTTGGGGTCCGATCTGTTGGCCTATCGCTATCGCTCGATAAGGGCTTGCCGTTAGGAAGCGGTCTTGGATCGAGTGCGGCCAGCGCGGCGGCTGCGGCAGTAGCGGTGAACGagatttttggagggaaattggGGGTTGAGGATTTGGTACTGGCTGGGCTTAAATCGGAGGAGAAGGTATCTGGGTACCACGCTGACAACGTGGCACCGGCGATTATGGGAGGCTTCATATTGATTCGAAACTATGAGCCTTTGGAGTTGATTCGCTTGAGTTTTCCTACAGATAAGGAGCTGTTTTTTGTGCTGGTGAGTCCAGAATTCGAAGCTCCGACGAAGAAAATGCGAGCAGCGTTGCCGGCAGAGATTGGAATGCCGCACCACGTCTGGAATTGTAGCCAAGCGGGAGCATTGGTGGCATCTGTGTTGCAAGGGGATTTGGTGGGGTTGGGAAAGGCATTGTCTTCTGACAAGATTGTGGAGCCGAGGCGGGCACCTCTGATTCCGGGCATGGAAGCGGTGAAGAAGGCTGCCATTGAGGCCGGGGCATTTGGGTGCACCATCAGCGGAGCTGGGCCGACTGCGGTTGCAGTGACTGATAACGAGGAGAAAGGGAAAGAGATTGGTGAGCAAATGATCAATGCTTTCTTGAAAGAAGGCAAATTGAAAGCTGTGGCGAACGTTCAGAGGCTCGACCGGGCTGGTGCCAGGCTCATTGGTAGTATACCCAGATAA